The genomic interval tgaagaCTTATTATGCTGCTCTGCTGGTTTATTTCTGCCAGTTTTAACACTGCTTATCACTGACTAAATTATTGTTTCAGTGTGCAGTTGGATGTACAGtagcaaaaaaatgtaaaaagtggcATTTAGCATTGATTGACCGTATACAGACACTGCAACATGTGTGTATGAGATTAGCCACTTTCCCAGATTAAACATATATCCCTCTTTATGTAGAGTTTGGTCAAATAAAAGCTACATGTAGAACAAGAAAACATAGTTTCACCTGTCACATTGACATCAATGGTGCAGTGATTTCACTAACAGTAGGTGGCAGGAGCATCCAGTTTGTGTCATGATGAGCTCCAACGTCTCCATATTGTTAGAACACCTGAGTCACACTACATTCAGCCTGTTACCTATACAAGCCATTATCAAGGTTGCCTCCTGCATAGTTGGTCCAAACATACACCCACTTCTTCTGAAGATAGTAAGGCATGCAGTACTCTGTTCAATAGAATGTAGACTTATTGTGGAAATCACAAAGCAATGAGAATCAATCAGTTTTCCtccatttattgttttttttttaaaggacgtGGATCCTGTTTGCAGACTCTATGTATGCTGATCCTTGTCATTCCAGGTCATTCTTTTCTGCAAGTTTGAATACCAATTATGTCAGTAAATATGCATATGCTTCATCAAATGTATTTCGATGAACTGTGTGCGTTCAGAGTTAAAGGTACTATCAATATgtctctcttctttgctttagAGGTTTATTTACAATGCATAAGACAAAATGTGAATTGAAAGTGAGTTTCTATTCAAACTGcagcttcctttttttcctgctgccATCACAGTAGATATAAAAACCTGGTGGTGTGTATTAAATATGGACTAAATAAGTACAGCTTATTCACACTTAAGTCTGTCACCTCTTGTTTCTGTTAACAACATCTAGCCCTATCATGCCACTTGACAACATCAGAAGTGAcaatgaagatttttttttcttaagcatTCATTTAGCTTCAACTATTCACACTTGTGCGTGATGCCACCGCTTACGTAAATCATGACTCACTAATGACTAGGAATCACAAATGATTATCTTGATGAAGTTAGCCTTTTAGCCTGTAAACACACTAGTGGCAGGCAGCACTTCAGTCTCTAATGGGGAATCTGATTTGCCCCTGAGTGTGACAGCTGTTAAGCATGCGGCGACtgaaataaatctttatttttacatcagTCATCATGTTTGTCTTTACTGTGGATACTCATAACATACAATCTTTTTAAGAGATGAAATCTGTGGTGCACCTATACCAAATGTGTGACCTCAAATTCTTCCTCAACAGAACACAGCTGTTAAGAACATTCGAACTTAGTGCAGCCAGTATTAAGATGATGTTTGTGGTTTTTGGTATCTGATCGACTGCATCCTTTCAGGAAGAAAATCTTTAGTGAGCCCAATTTATCTTTCGTTGTGAATGTGTCAAATTAAGTTTATCTCATTTTCGATTTTATGTCCgaatacaaacagaaaagtgAAGATATTTCTCAACACTTACCCTTTGTTTGGTGTTAATATGCTTATGTTAGCTTGTTTAAATGCTCAGCTAATATGGAGACCTGCTAAACCTTATTCAAAGCTAAATTATCTGTAAAGCATTAGATGTAAGACAGAATGATAGTTGGATAGTACAGTTGATAAAACTGCTAGCATAGCTGTAAAATATTGCATCAATCTTTAGCTTTACCTATATGAGCACTGTTGTCATTTGTCATTCTCTAGATCTTGTGCATCACTTAAGTGTCACTGGAATGACAATGTAAAGcttttttaggttgtttttttattctgttggaTAATAGAGAAAGGTAGAAACTATGTCTTAACAAGCAGTGATGCATTTATTAAGGATACTTGTACATTCTGTTCTCGTGTCGGTGTTACCAGTGAACTACTCTACTTCTTAATAAAGAAATCACATTGAAAGAGCATTAAAACGTTTGAAAAGCATCTCAGTTTAACTCTCTTTCAATGATAATGATtctgaaatatttttaataagtgTAATCTTAACATGACTTAACTCAAATAGCTTTAACAAACTCTATAGCTAATGGGTGAATGTCACTATGACGGCAAGAAGAAATGTGAGTCCCCTCAGATAACAAGAGTGACAGATAACCCTGGTCACTTATCTCCCCCACTGATATATGATAATGAGAGAGTGCTGATATCAGAGAGACTGAGTGCGAAGGCTTTCATTACAGTGATTCAGTCCACTTCATAATATGCTGATTTCTATTAAGAATGACACTCAGAGTTTAAAAAGCACATGTCATGCACTTTCACAGCGTCCCCAAACACACATGGTGAaatattatcttttattttacagcCAGCAGTCAGGCAAAAGTGCCGTTTCTAAAAATGCAGTGCAATGTAGAGTAGCAAGTAAACATGACaggttacaaaataaaagcacagcacCATTAGCCACTGTACAACAGTGTCATGTGACGCTACATTTGGCTTGTAAAATAAAaggttgttttcttcttcagaaGTGCTGTACCCCCGGGACTTACTCTGTATTCATGTCATGATTTACTTCACTTGACACATAGCCTACATACAATGCCACTTGAGTTCACAAGATTTTCTGTTGCACATTCATTTAGGAAAAATACACTGACCTGAGATTAGGATTCACAATCTGTGACCTGCAATGGTTCATGGATTGGTAGAATACAAACCCAGGGAAGTGACTACTCACTATACACTGTACTCTCAACATATGATTTGTTGAATGTAAAACACATAATCACCACAACATGTGAAGGCAGCAATACACAGCAAGTGATTACGACAAGGAATGGTGGCTGTTAAATCAAAAAAGGCGTAACATTCATGAATCTCTTTCTTGCTCTCTGAATGGTTCTATAGcttcttttgtctttctctcagtTACTCCTGAGCATTTTTTCATCAGAtttataaacaacaataaatcacTTCATTACTTCATTCTGAAGACAAGCAATAGCATTTATCAGCATAGTGATCAGATTCTGCTCCTTTGAGGAAATCTGTAATCTCTCATGTCTTATGAGTGGTAAGTACTCTACTCCATCTGAACAGCTTTGGGTGCCTCAGTAGCGTTTTGCTGAGTGGGGGTGTTTCTGCCCTCTTGTTCACTCTTCCTGGGCATTCTGGGGCTGCCAGATGCTTTACGGACCGTCTGAGGGCTGGAGGATCCAGCTGCCGTTTTGCGTTGAAGTAATGGGCTCCTGGAGCCTTTAGGTTTCGCTGGCATCAACAAAGAGTCTATGACTTTTAGTGACTTCAGGCCAAGAAGACCACAGAAGTAGTTACACTGGTGTTGTGAGACAAACTGCTCAAAAACTTTAGGATTCCCttccacagagagagacagatgcctgcagcaacacacacacaacaacactaaATGTTACATGAGAATAAATGTAAATTACCTGCAAAATTAGGCTTTCACAGTGTGATTGGCTGgaacaacacaatatgaataTACTGACCCTGTTGATTTCACTGAAATTCCAACACTGGTGATCTTGGTGTCAACACCTGCAAAATTACACAATGtgattactttttttctttggttCAGGGGAAACATATGTGGCAGAAAACATTGATTCACCACCACATTAAGTTCagctcaaaaacaaaaaggacagAAATACAGTATATCCTTCAGGGacccagaaaaataaaagtgtgagaaATTCAGTCATTTCAGGATACGTTAAACCTTTAGgatgaaaaaaatctgtcacaGTGATTTTTTATCATATAgactttgtgtttatgtttttttggtATGTCCTTTGTAGCGGACACAAGGATGATAAAAGGTTACTTTTCTATATTTCTTGTATTTGGATCTGCATCAGATCAAAACTGCACTTCAACATTAGGTTCAAGTCAACAATAAtggaaattaatttaaaagaaaagtgaGTAAGCTTGAGCATTGTTTATCTTTCTGACCAATGCTCCGGGATACACTCTTTGTCAAAATTAACAGAACCACAATTTCATTTGCAGGAAAAGAAATGACTTAATTACAGTTATTTTTCTTGGCACTGATGGAGGCAAGAGGTCAGTGGCAGGTGTGTTTTTGAACTTCACTTGACCTCATTAAGTGGAGATTTTACctgagaaaatgttttttacacTCAGCTAGTTCTCTGGTACTCCAGCTAATATGAGGGCTTTCATCAGTGGGCCATAGGCTCAGTCACCACTGGGTTAACTCATTTTGTGGGTGATTTGTTTAAGAAGCAAATCCACCACCCAGTCAGAGGGACACAAATTTATGTTATTTACAAATAGTTCACGAACAAATTAACTTTCTGACTGTAAATTAAAGCACTGAAAAAATCATATTAAAGCATAAAAGTACACCAAATTCACTATTTGGGTTGGAGTGTCTTGGAATTAGATCGATTATGTGGTTGATATAGTTGAGCTGTGTTCTGGTTTCCCGGACAGTTTCTCAAAAAGGTGCTAAGTTGACCAGCAGTTGGTCTGGTGACTATAGTaccatacaaccccacttctggaaaaaacaaactatccCTTTGAGAAGGTAAAACTTCATGAGGTCAGCAAACATTttgctcttgtgttttttcttattgtaAGTAAAATCCGATCCCTTAAAAGGGATGGTCCAGTGTATAATCCTTCATAATTCTTTTTTTGAGCTCTACATGTTCACCTTAAATTCAGTATGCTACTGTTTTTAAGAGAAGACATACTATTCTGCTCAGTTAAATTCTAGCATTTGCTTACCCTCTAGCCGAGTGAGGAGCAGATTGCCATTTGTCCACTGATAGATCCAATGCTGCAGGGTACAGCACTTCCGCTCCACCTCAGATCCTGTCTTCATATGGAGTCTGCCCGTATGATCCAGGACAAAGTATTTCTGATAGTCTCCTGTCAGATCAGCTTGCACTATGTTGTATGGGACAGTGTTTGCTGGGCGATACATCAAGTAGACTGGAATCACCCTGTGAAATAAAGATTGTTATGATATGAATAACCTTCACAGATGCTTAGTGACCTATGTACTGCAAATGTAATTCAAGAGGATGTTGACTTGAGATTTACAACAAATTGATTGCACTCACTCAAGACAGGGACCAAAATGTTCGTTCACTCTTGCCTCTGCGGAGAAGATCTTGCAGTACTCACGAGCCAGGTTCTGAATTTTACACTCCTGCATGCAGAACATTGGAAAATATATCCAGCAGAGATAAGCTCTACCTACGCCAATATATTTATTCAATCTTCATTGGATTAGAACCACAGTACTCCTACATGGGTGATGGGATGATGCCTGACTATCTGACTATCACACTTCACTTTGCTGGTGATATTTTGATCTATGCAAATTTAAGAAGAGGCAAATTAATCACAAGATCAAGTATTTCTGACGCACCTGCTTGATAATGTCCAGGTTCCTGTCAATGAGGCAGCTCTCTCCTTTGCCTCCATAGGCAATAGGATTGCATACTTTAATGACACATGTGTTGCCAGACTCGAACACAGGCTCCAGACCATATATGACCTTTGCCCTCCAGACTTTGTGTGAACATCCATCACCAATACGAGATTCCTGCATCATTATACGGCCAAATAATTTGTTACCCCAGACACCAGAATCAGCAACACCCCGGCTGAATATCATGGGTGTCATTTCGATTTCTTCCCCAACTGCACATAGAAAAGTATTAATAAATGTCAATGAGTGATTCAGTTTTCTGATGTTGGAACAAGTAGAAATCTGAGTACTTAAAATGTCATCTTACCACCAAGGTCCTCACGAAGAGACAGTCCAGCCAACACTGGAACATAGTGAGAAAAACAGAGTGAGAGTTGATGCAGCCTAGTGATGTATGCAAAAACAGGTTTTATTCCAAGTGTCGGGGAAAGGAATACTTACGATCTGCACTGAGGTGATAGTCTGTGGAGTCAGACCCAtattcatttgtgattgtacatCCGTACACACCCGAGTCTTTACATGATGCCTGAACAATGGCAAGGCTGACCTGAGTTTCATCCCCTGCACtgagacacaaaaaaacaaaaaataaaacaaaggtgtCAAAACTGCTTTCTGGAGTTTTGCAGAAATATGATACCAATTTTGtcaagtggagtaatttgaaaagtctgttttttatatttaagctaagactttgatttaaaacaaaatatcaaattaaagaaatatgTAGTTTTTAATCCATCAGGATATTTCAGTCCATGCAGTGCTACAGCTATTCTAATACTGGGTACTAACCTTCTTTTCATCTGAGCAATCCCCTCTTCGTTTCTGGACCATTTGATGGTAGAATCACCAAGAACGTTAAAGAACTGGCACCACAGTTTCAAATGTCCGGAGGCCTCTGCATAAGTTTCCCCCCGGATCTTACGAATAACTTGAGGAGCTTAAGGAAAGGAGACCCAACACAGACAACATGTTTTAGATACACACTATCAAGGTGCCATATGTATCTAGTCTGAAGTAGCCATCATTattgtcttatcttatcgtatcttatcttagctCTGGCAACAGAGCTTTTTTGGTATTATATGTGGCCAAAAtattgcaaaacacaaacaaacactgtcttATTGCATTTACTGTAAAAGTACTCTGCTTGGTGGTCAACAAAGGCTAATGTGCCACAGAGGCTATTATATTAAGACAAATGGGATGCCACTTCAGAAGCTATGCTAATATGAACAACAGGGCTGCGGGGCAGATTTGACAGCAAAGTTGAAATTTCACTGCATGAGATTTACAGGGGCTCTGACCAGAGTCTCTATCTATACAGCTTCATTGTACAAAGAATTCTTCTTCATAATTAATTTCCCAAAAAAATCTTAGAATCACAATGCTCTCTAAGATTTTTCTCTTTAAGTTGAGACGAGATCCTGGTAAAGATGAAAGTTATTCACTTCACATCTTTGAAAGAGCTCCTCAGAGAAAAACTGAAAGAGTACAGTGAGgaggacttttaaaagggtTGAGAGTTTCACAAGTGGAGAGCCTACAGATTGGATCATGCAGTACCCCATCTCAAGGTTGAAATCACAAAGCATATTGTACTAATGTTTTTCAAGCGCAAAGATGCCCATAATGTTTTGCAGCTCCGTGCAGTTTACTTCTATTTTGCATCTGATAGTGGAGATGAGCAGCCAGCAACTTTACTCTCTGCTGCAGGGAGAGATGGGCACTATCATCCTGAGGTCCTCAATTCTATTCTGTCCCCGCAGAGATAAGGGGAGCTATGTTGTTACTTAATTTCTCTTTGTCAAATGGACCTATTTGTCTAAAGGCTTATATCTAGCTCGACCATGCTATCCAAGCCATTGCATAACATTTGCCACATGTTGGCCACCACACAGTTTTCATGAAGACTACTTTACCTTTGAATGGGTCTCGCTTGTCCTTCTCTGCTGGCTTCCCCTCAGTTTTGGGGGTTTGTATCTCCTGATTGGGCTGCTGGGTCGGTGCTTGAGTCTCAGGTGCCATCTTCTTCCTGCTGAAAAGCGGAGAATGCCTTTCTGCAGGAGAGGATGGCTCACTAGGTGGCTGTAGTAGAGGTGAGCGTCGTGAAAGACTCGGAGACGTAGAGAGGGTCACAGGACTTGGGgacagtctgctgctctgtgtggaAACTTCCTTTTTGGGGCTTTGATAATCAGCTGGTGGTGTGGGGTCTCTAGCCTCCTCAGGCTTGGCCTTGAGTAATGCGATTTTGCGTCTAGCCCCAGAGGCTAGCTCTTGTGGCGTGGCAGAGGGAATGGGAGAAGCACAGTTTCTTCTCTTTAATGATGGACTGGCTTCAGGAGTTGGACTGGCTAGTGAATCAGTCCTTGAGGAATCCCCATTATGGGAAATAAGTTGAACATTATTCTCTTGTGCATTTGTGCTAAGCAGACTTTCATTGGGCACACTTAAGAAACTTGGAGAAGAATTATTTTTGGCACTGTGATGTTCACTTTTGTATTGATCTGAAGGTGTTGGATACATTATTTCACTAACCCCCctttcagttttgctgctgaGTTTAATCTCTGGAGTTAACCTTTGTGTGACGTCTATGCCTTTTCTAAGACCAGGTTCATCTTCAGCATGCTCCATAACAGTAATATTTGACCCTTGACTACCAGACTTTATAGGTGTCACTTTAAGTGGAGTCTCAGGTTCTTGAGTTACACCTTCAGAAAGTTCTGAAACTGATCTATTTGAAGGCAAAGGAGGTACATTGACATTTTCACTCCCTGAAAGGGAAACATCAGGGGAATGTTTTGGAGGAACCACAGCAGATGCTTTAGTTTCTGGGCAAATGTCCATTATGCATTCATTATATTCCCTGGCGCTACCATGAACTCCTGCAGTCTCTAATGTAGTGCCAGTTTCTTCCCCAGACATAGGTGGGATTACGATCAGATTCTGAGAAGGTGGTGAAGTTTCAACCTGACTTGCAATAAGTTCTTTATCCGTTTTATTCAGTTGATAGTAAACCTCCATTAGGGTCTCCTTTATATTCCTGAGAGGAGCAAAGTAAGTCTCAGTTCCCCTGTCGGGCACCGACTTCCTGGCTTCTGGTTTTAACTCCTCACATCTGTCAGTAGCAGGGTGATCTTGCACGTTGTCAGCATGGAACGGTATGGTGTTCAATGAACTCTCAAGAGTGGACTCAAGAGCCTTTATTTGTGATCTCAGAAGCTCAGCTATTGATATAACTCTTGGAACAGGCGTTGGAAATTCTTTGAATTCATGACCCAGTGGTTGGCAAACGTTTTTGTTTTCTTGGGTTTTTGTTTGGAGTGGCAGAGCTGAGCTCAGATTGGGTATTTCTGAAGTACTCTCCTCTACATGTTTTGCCATGGGAGCATTCTTCTCACTATCTTTACCAGCTGCATTTACAATAACATCGGTTTGCTGATCTGCTGCCTCTGTAATCTCTACTGATTGCTCAGTCGAATTTAGAGCAGGAGTTTCTGTCTCCATTTCAACTACCCTCTCCTttggtgcccacctgtcagacTGCACTGATAACCTACCTACCTCATCACCCTCTACCTTCTCATCAACTTGTGCCTCCGTGCTTTCAACAGTTTTTATGGCTGTATCATCTTGGCTTTGCTTGGCGCTGGGAGAAACGCTACACCCTCGGGAGTTCTCAGCATGACCAGGGCTTTGGAGGGATGACTTCTGTAGGTCTGTATAAAGCACCGTAGGGCTCTCATTTGATCCCCTGGTATGatcctgtgtgtcctgtgtcattTTGTCAGCAGCTGCTTGAGGAACACTTTGCAAAGAATGGGTCTGGATGTCATCTGTCAATGTCTCTTTTACAGATGGAGTCTTTCGTGTTCGTTGTGCATCCATTGTAAGCTGGGCGAATGGGAGCTCAAGGATGACAGGTGCGTCATTCCTGTTCATCTTTGTATGGGCCGGTGTAACCTTGGGACAAAACACATCAGAGGTTTCCATGCTGTAAATACTCATCCCTAGCTATGCTGAACATGGATAAACACatgtaattttaaaaacagcaacactgTAACCAgcaacaaacagaacagaattgAAAGACCTTcaagcaaaaaataaatttatGAACACAAGAATAGATTTTAGTAAATGATGGAAATCTTTCTTCCGCCTGTTCTGATGGAAATGTTTACATAAATGTCAGAGGAAAGGGTCCAAAAACGTAAATATTTGCACTAgaagtttttcttttatgttagTTTATAGAAAATCTTGTGAACAAATCTTCGAAGATTTCTTAAGTAGTGCaaagttgaataaaaaaatctgaagtttTAAACTTTCAAGCCTTTCAAACGAGAGgcgaaacatcttcaagaactTTTACCAAGTCAAGTTGTTTTTGATCAAACTTCAAATTACTAAAACCTAGATGTACGTACTGACATTTCTCCTATAATTCTTTAACTTGAAGAGGCAAACATGTGAATTCCATGATGGGCTAATATTGGTTTGCGGCTCTGCTTTGCACAATCCCTCCAAAATTGCGCAGTTGACTATATTTGGTACAGCTCAGTGCTTTACAAGCACCCGAGAGAGCATTAACTCCCAATAAAGTATGTTATTGAGCTGAAACTGCTTTTAAATTAGCATGAGGGGTCCCCTGTGTCATATGTCACTATCATAGATACACTTGGAAACAAGCCATGTAATAGTTCAAAGGTCACTGTACTGTGTTCATTCAAATTGCAGCAGCATAAagagactttaaaaaacatggccattaaaataatattatttaaaaGTACATTCATATTCTGCATCATTGCTAATGCTTCAAGTTTTTATTGCTTTCTATACATCTAACTCTGATACTGCACAGCCTGTTCACATGTATGGATGCTATTTTATGTTTAAGTGTTGCTGGAGAGGAATGTGAGTCATTTTAAGAGGTGCTTCAGCCATCCAGAGCTTCTCTCAGCACTCAGTGCTGTTAGAGTTTGGCCATGCAGATAGTGACAGGATGATTGCATAGGCAGTGCAATTAAAGTTCACAATCTAAACAGTGAAGCAAAGCTTAATCATGACTATTAAAGAAACCTTGAAGTATATAATGTTCTTATTGTAAAAGcagtatttttcttcattcTGTGACAGAATGGTGTGTATTTAATCTATAGTCAGAGACTCAACATATGTCATTACCTCTGTTACCACCACCCTCATCACATATTTAGACATTAAGGACAATGCTACTTTCTGATGCAGAACAactctgtctgttaaaaactGAACTCATTTGTGTTGAGTATCTGCTACAGCACATCTGCTCCAAGCTAGCTTAGTTGCTATACTAGCTTACCCTTGGCAGAGAATTgaaccagaagaaaacagctaGCTTGCCTTTTGTccgttaattatttatttatttatttttgtcagaaCTTGTTCAGTCAGTGTTTGTCAAAAGTTGTTTAATCCATTGGAACTTAAGTGTTTAAACAACCTTTAGCATCTAACAGATCCAGGCTAGCTAATTCCCCATGTCCCTGGTCTTACTAAACTAAGCTGACAGTCAATATGAGTGTAAGACAGATCTGATTTCTCTTATCCAACTCTTGGCATGCAAGTGAAAAGGCAAATTTCCAAAAATATGAATCTATTGCTTCAGAAGAAATCAGCTTTTTCCATATGCTACCATGACAGAGCACTGAAAAATAATTCTGCATTTCTGGGAAGGCTAAACTCTGACACCATATCAAATGCACTGCATTAGTATACCTGTTTCATCTGTCAACATGTGCGTCATTTAATTCTTGTCACACAGCAGGGCATACTTGTAGAAGCTATTAATAGCTGAAGCATGGTTGTGTTACTTATGAGGCCTGTGTTGGCAGCACAAAGCACTTATGAGCTCATGCAGCAAACCTCACCCACCTCACTCGGCAGCCCTGGCCcagacacagagacatttttttGGCAGGGGCTTGTTTCCGTCTCAGACAGCTGATCTGCGACCTGTTTACATGGACGCTGAGGTAAAATGGTTGAGCTTTCACATGGTGCATTCGTTGACTGAACGTCTCTGTGGGCTACAGATCCCCCAGTTGAAGTACTTGACTTCTTGTCAACATCCATTGGTGAAACAAGTGCTGTCTTAGAGATGTCCTCTTTAACTTTacttctgatttgttgttttgcttctgCAGCACTTTGCTGTAGTTGTGCTGAGTTAAAATGAGGGCTtctgttctgcatttccaacTTTTTCTCCTTATCCCTGCTTGCAGTGTCCTTCTCATGCTTTGCAGCTTGTCTCCCTTTAGTTCCTGGAGAAGTAAGCTGTTCTTTGTGTTTAGGCAATGTTATCTCAACAGGTACAGTTTTATTCTCTGAAGGCCTTTCAGCATGCAATACCTCCACAGTTTCTGATTTCTGAGGTTGTTCCTTCACTCTTCTGTGGTTTGAATCCACGGCTGATGAAGAAACAGTATTCTCTACTTCCATAACCTCTTCTGAATTTCTTTCAGGTGGCACTTGCTCTTTAAGGGGCCGAGGTGCAGATGTTACAGCCCTTCTCTCCTCAGTTGTCCTCTCTCCTGGTGTGTCTGGTTTTGCAACTTTGGCATTGCTGGAAATTTTGAGCTTCTTTTTGACAAAGGGAGTTTTGGGTTTGTGTGCTGTGAAGATCTTTTGGGGAGAGTCATATATGTATGTCCCACTCTTGTTCATGTTTTCACTTATGTCCTGTCCATTAGTTACAGCAGACACTGATCCATTAATGATGGGGGCAGGCTTTTGCTCCACCTCCTCTGCCACGGCCTCCTGTAACCTGGCCTCTGTGTCCACAGCCACTGTCTGAGGGCTCATCTCATTGCTCTCATCCTCAGTGGAGCTTGGTGCACTAAGAAAGGCGTCCATTGTGGATCGCCTCTTCCTCTGCGTGCGGTCTGGACTGATGGTTCGAAGCGGCTCCTGGTTTTCTTTACCTTCAACTTCCCTGCGTTTGTTCTCAGCCTTCTGTTTGAGCTTGCCAAAGTAGCGCTGGTGGATCTTATACTCGTTAAACTCACCCACCTCAAGCACTCCAGAACAGGCCACAATACCTTTACTATTGCTGGCTGAGGCCTGATATATAGCTGCATCATCCACAGTGCAACTGCAAAGAGAAGCCCACTTAAATTACCTTCATTAGAATGAAGCCAATCTCAATGATTAAAATTAGCATTGCTGATGTGTTGCCGAACTCTgtgatacactttttgttataagACATAATACACCATTATGCCTATGGGGTGCCGTTTgtagttgtgcacactgaaaatgacACAACGATTCTCCACATCTAattccaaaacgtcataaaaacgttaatttgatttttaaaagtaacgTTTTTATCACATTAACAGCAATagttgtgatcttcttcacatgtgaatcatatatttaaatcacaatcactgttaaatccaaattttaaagataaaaataaatgttaaatattaaatataaatcttaaatataaatatacattttaaatctaatgtttaaatataaatcttaatgttaaatattaaatatacatgttaaatataaatgttacatgttgCTCTTCAATCCAAAATATTTAGCTTATATGAAAATTCACACTGTTACCTAGCGGAAATactgaaataaaagcttcataaagcgatgcagacttagcaatagcaacttagttTGTCTGCTACATACACTGGGTCTGGGTCAgtactgtctctgagcgttgtgaaatctctttatggcctccaaaactgccttgcaacattttttatagcgggcagtccggctagtacccgtaggagtcagtactgacttATTATGGTTAGGATCCTATCTGTATCGCttaatgaagcttttattttggtactaacgTAGCCCCATACAAATTCACACAAATATCACACATAAAGGCACCGTCATGGGGCCTTTATGAACAATTAGAGTCACACGTCAGATCAGTGTTTCTAGATATACTTACTTGTAAATGTGCAAGGAATGGTTTTGTCCATTGCGGA from Notolabrus celidotus isolate fNotCel1 chromosome 3, fNotCel1.pri, whole genome shotgun sequence carries:
- the alpk3b gene encoding alpha-protein kinase 3, whose product is MGSRRITSRGSFGNGRSSSGDESNGNGRTGNCSYLSNVRPENRSTLCSVMAQLTEETQPSFELTLKSKAVSENCNVKFSCLVTGHPTPQVIWYKDDKQLDRFCGLPKYEIFRNGQNHSLHIYNCTVDDAAIYQASASNSKGIVACSGVLEVGEFNEYKIHQRYFGKLKQKAENKRREVEGKENQEPLRTISPDRTQRKRRSTMDAFLSAPSSTEDESNEMSPQTVAVDTEARLQEAVAEEVEQKPAPIINGSVSAVTNGQDISENMNKSGTYIYDSPQKIFTAHKPKTPFVKKKLKISSNAKVAKPDTPGERTTEERRAVTSAPRPLKEQVPPERNSEEVMEVENTVSSSAVDSNHRRVKEQPQKSETVEVLHAERPSENKTVPVEITLPKHKEQLTSPGTKGRQAAKHEKDTASRDKEKKLEMQNRSPHFNSAQLQQSAAEAKQQIRSKVKEDISKTALVSPMDVDKKSSTSTGGSVAHRDVQSTNAPCESSTILPQRPCKQVADQLSETETSPCQKNVSVSGPGLPSEVTPAHTKMNRNDAPVILELPFAQLTMDAQRTRKTPSVKETLTDDIQTHSLQSVPQAAADKMTQDTQDHTRGSNESPTVLYTDLQKSSLQSPGHAENSRGCSVSPSAKQSQDDTAIKTVESTEAQVDEKVEGDEVGRLSVQSDRWAPKERVVEMETETPALNSTEQSVEITEAADQQTDVIVNAAGKDSEKNAPMAKHVEESTSEIPNLSSALPLQTKTQENKNVCQPLGHEFKEFPTPVPRVISIAELLRSQIKALESTLESSLNTIPFHADNVQDHPATDRCEELKPEARKSVPDRGTETYFAPLRNIKETLMEVYYQLNKTDKELIASQVETSPPSQNLIVIPPMSGEETGTTLETAGVHGSAREYNECIMDICPETKASAVVPPKHSPDVSLSGSENVNVPPLPSNRSVSELSEGVTQEPETPLKVTPIKSGSQGSNITVMEHAEDEPGLRKGIDVTQRLTPEIKLSSKTERGVSEIMYPTPSDQYKSEHHSAKNNSSPSFLSVPNESLLSTNAQENNVQLISHNGDSSRTDSLASPTPEASPSLKRRNCASPIPSATPQELASGARRKIALLKAKPEEARDPTPPADYQSPKKEVSTQSSRLSPSPVTLSTSPSLSRRSPLLQPPSEPSSPAERHSPLFSRKKMAPETQAPTQQPNQEIQTPKTEGKPAEKDKRDPFKAPQVIRKIRGETYAEASGHLKLWCQFFNVLGDSTIKWSRNEEGIAQMKRSAGDETQVSLAIVQASCKDSGVYGCTITNEYGSDSTDYHLSADLLAGLSLREDLGVGEEIEMTPMIFSRGVADSGVWGNKLFGRIMMQESRIGDGCSHKVWRAKVIYGLEPVFESGNTCVIKVCNPIAYGGKGESCLIDRNLDIIKQECKIQNLAREYCKIFSAEARVNEHFGPCLEVIPVYLMYRPANTVPYNIVQADLTGDYQKYFVLDHTGRLHMKTGSEVERKCCTLQHWIYQWTNGNLLLTRLEGVDTKITSVGISVKSTGHLSLSVEGNPKVFEQFVSQHQCNYFCGLLGLKSLKVIDSLLMPAKPKGSRSPLLQRKTAAGSSSPQTVRKASGSPRMPRKSEQEGRNTPTQQNATEAPKAVQME